cgtcctgaaacgtcacctatccattcccgctagggatgctgcctgatatgctgagttaatccagcactatttttttttgcatctgcagtttcttgtatccacCTCAAAATGTATCATTTGCTGTTGCATAGTTTTCATCGACTTGGATGCTGCATCAAATCCCATCCTACGCCTGCACCTCCCGAGTGCTCACGTGCCCGTCCAACAGATACATTCTGTTACCAATGGACAATGCCAGTACCTTGAAAAGGCCTGTTGATTTTTCAGGCGAACTTTCAAGTCTTCATTTTCTTGCTGAAGGTTTTTAACTTTCTCCTCAAGTATGATGTTCACTTCCACCTGGCAGGAGAGGCAAGGGAGAGGAAAGATAAATCTTTGTTTTAGTAATAAAATTGAACCACAGCAAAAACTAAATATTAATATTAGTGCTCGTGCCAAACCATAATTGTGCCAGTATTGATGGACAGCCGAATGTACCAGATTCTTCATCTGCAACACTTGCTTATCCAGATGATGAATCCTTTCATTCTTCATCTCCACCACAAAGTGTAAGCTCTCCAGCTCCTGCTCCCAGAACAGTGTTGGTGGACGTGAATTCTGCGATATAAAGCACAAAGAACGAGGTCACCCGTTTTTAAACAATTCAAAAGAAACCATGATGCAGTTTTGTTTCCTGGGTGtcaagaagtcaagtcaagtgagtttattgtcatgtgttgcagataggacaattaaattcttacatcTCTCTAGAGAATCCCAAAAAGCCTTTACTACTCTGGTCTCCCTGCATCTTCCTACATTTGCAGAGAATTCTCCCGCAGTTTttcaccctcggactatccttgatcggacattgtgtaggaaggaactgcagaagctggtttacaccgacggtagacacaaagtgctggagtaactcagcgggacaggcagcatctctggagagaaagaatgggtgaagtttcgggtcgagacccttcttcagactgagagtcaggggagagggagacacagaggtcaaaggggatgaggttcatgatcattgttagctcgggcacccagagatgctgcctgtcccactgaggaactTGGAGGTCAAGCACTCTCTCTGGAGGATGGACAATATTTTGGATCAAAATCCTGCAGGCAGAGAATTATTAAGCATCATCTCACCAGTGGTTCCTTTCCAAATCCTATTGCAAGGAGCATTCCATGCTGTACTAATCTATTTTCTAACACATGTGGTGTGCCCAAAAGGGCgaaggaggcgggttctctggatgctttaaagtgagagctagatagggctcttaaaaatagcggagtcaggggatatggggagaaggcaggaacgggctactgattggggatgatcagccatgatcacattgaatggcggtgctggctcgaagggccgaatggtctacccctgcacctattgtctattgtttaatgtCAAAAGCCCATTTCTGTGCTACACAGTTCTATGACTTTAAAGTTCGCTGATTAAAAGTTTGACCAGAGATATAACAGGTTTTAGTCATATCTACCAATTCAGGCATTAATAACTCTAAATACCTTATTATCTCTGTGAAGATCCCTTCTTAAAATTGCATCCTCAATTTTCTTGGTCTTCATTTGAAATGAGTTGACTTGGGTAGTAAGTTCCTCTATTCTTTCCTTATAGGAATATTAATAGTAAATTAGAGCAGCATATCATCATAGCCAAGAGCAGACATCAGACAAGATTAGTTCAGATATTTAAACTAAAgtgaataaaaatatttttttataatttaaaataatcCTGTTCAGGTTTATCATGAAGGGATAGCCCAGGAGTAACTAACAAAATCAGAGGAATattccatgagaggaatagatagggtaaatacacagtcttttaccagtctttctttgttgttgttattttttaagtatgtgttaagtacatgttttagtgttctttagcttgtttatgtgggcaggggggggaaacttttttaaatcccttacctcgacggagatgcaattttttcccgtatcgtatctccgtctgcactgcagcCAAACATCGAAGAGTTGGCCTCTGCTGAAGACCCacctcgggagctccaactgcgggagcctgccgacttaccatcgtggagtttGCGATCCTTGTCGGGGATCGGCCCCAGagttccaaccgcgggagcctacggactttaacatcgtggagctcgcggtcactGGTCAGAGActaacttcaggagctccaaaccACAAGAGCTTCGACcctcccgacgcgggagcttcgattacCCCGACAGCGGATGGTTCggctgccccgaccgcaggagagtgAGGATGAAGGTTGGAATTTATTGActgccatcacagtgaggaatgtggggaatctgctgtggtggatgtttatgttaacttatatagttgtgtgtcttgttgcttttttgtagtatggctgtatggcaattcgaggttcactgtaccttaatctgtacatgtgacaataaactgacctttgaacctttgaagcagTCCAACACCATCTCTAGTCCCCTCACCCTCCTTCCTGCCACCCAAGCTCTCAATTTAGTTCAGCAAATTTATCCAGAGGGTGGGTGACTGATGGAAACAGGAAaaatgcacattatcagattccaCCTGTCCGTAGTCAGATCCAGCAATCAAACCTTTTTTCTCCAGGATTCAAAAatgaaatactagagggcatagctttaaggtgagagaggcacatTTTAAAGgagaacacacgcacacacaatatTGGTGCATAAAAgctcaaagtccttagtgcaacctttGATCAATCAGTGATTGGTTTGCATGCTCTGTATACACCTGGTCTTTCTGTACtcgctccccaaattccaccgtgAATGATAGGAACCACAACAAACAGCCCACGTTCCCGCAGGGGAATCCTAGGAGAAACTAGCTTCTCCAGGAGAGAAAGGCAGGGCAGGGGAAGGGCACATGGGAGAAGAACACTGATGAGAGCAAAGGTCGGTGGATGAAACACAAACCTACCTTAAGGCACATGCTGGCTTTCTGAAAGGATTCGGTCAACGACTCTTGCTCCTGTTTATGCTGTTTTACAAGTCCTGGTGAAGGAAAACACAGCCCCTCAGTTTGGAGGAGAGCAGGAATGCAATTAACCATGTGTATTAGacatgctgagttcttccaacagtgTGTTCTTCGCTCAGAATTCCAccctctgcagtctcttgtgtggcTCCTCCAAAGGAACTTTGTTTTAACATTTCATGTAAGAAATAGCTCCAATGGTGTTGCACTCATGTTAAATGATTGTGACAATCACTGAGCCTAGACTAGCATGTAAATGGTTAACACATAATAATTCGGCATATTTATAATAAGCATAGAAAGCAATACTGCAATTTATTGTGTATTTCATATGTACTATTAGTCTCCTTCCTTCTAAATGTTCTGTTGTAAAACCTCTTTTATTAGCCAGTATCCTTCAGCTTTGAGCCAGATCTTGTTTTGGCATGTCTATTTTAAGCTCTCGTGTCCATTTTCATCTGGTGTTTAAAGGATCTGTGACTCCTGGCATTCCAAAGTCCAATTTTGCTACTTTGTGTGAGTGATGGACTGCTTGAGGATTATCGTGTCCCCAGTTGTTTCATTCTGTAGTTTGTCTGTGCCTCCCTTTTAACATATTTTGCCACATTGGGTTGAGTCACCATACTACCTGTTTTAGCTGTCTTTGTTTCCCTGAGTTTTATCACGAGAAGCACTTCCATTGAGGCAATTTGTACATGTACTTTTAAATGGCTCATTACAGAATTCATCTAAGACCTACTAATTTCCTCTGTTTTGCAGTGCTGCCAACATTGATTACAATCAATGGTGTTCAAAATCAATTATTTCCCACTCTTTCCTTAACTttttctttgattatgttgatctTGCTGGGAttcaattgcttttttttttccacCTCTTGGTGTGCGGAAGTAAACCATACGattagaatgtagagagaatgaaaCTCCTGCAATTTTTCTGTGCATTTATATGCATGACTAGTGAGCTGAATTAGCATTGTTACCACCCATCCCTACGTAATTGTGTTCTCTAAACTCGTTCTGATTTTCCGAACGGTGATATGATGTCAATCCATTGTGTGTTTTGAGTTATTACCTTGTATTCATTGTTTAATAGTCACCGAGAATCTGCTCGGGGGCTTATTTTGCTATTTTATTCTAGGGAAAACTGGCAAAAGCAAATCTCCTCTTGGAGCTGAGCCCAAGAGGGCAGAAATCCCCCCGATTCAATTGCTAATTTAGGCATTATACATAGAGTAAGGCATGTGTTCTATAAATGACCCATTACTTCATGGTATGCAGCGGAAGAGTCGACAAGGTTTGTTTGTCTTCGCTATCTTTAGATCCCTGCACGTGCATGCACTGATGTTGAGAGATTCGTGCTCATTCATCATACCTCGACTATTACAGTAACCTGCTGCTCCATACTGTATGAGGAACTATgagggcaaagtgctggaggatatcTGATGCTCACGGATTTGGATCCCAGTAAATGACTAAGAGGATTACCATTTTTTTGAAAGGAAAATACCATTTCATCCTGCACAAATTGTTGGCCCGTTTGGTTGACAGATGTTAACTGCATGGGCCTGTTTTAATACATGGAGTACTTTGTTCCTTCTCATAAGTGGTGGATAGATCCTGCCAATGAGCCACTTTTATCCTCTGGCAGCTACAGCAACCGTGATGGCAATTAGTAGCTTTGTGGTAATTAACACACAATTTCAAAGCTGCGATACCGTTCACGATGCAAGTATAAATGAAAAGTACTTTTCTATCTCAAGAAGAGTCCATCAGTCTTTGGTTAGAACTGAAAACGTAATAAGTATGCGGAGAGTAGATTTGTGGTTTTGTAATTGCCACAGCTTCCATCAGTGTCTATAATGAAGCAGAACCTCTTATGGAGCTTCATCATTGGAATGTAACCAAATCAAACTGGGGCTGAACCTAAAGAGATATTAGGGCAGGTGTCCACAAGCCTGGTCAGATGCATTCTATCTGTAGAGCCTCTTTAAACAGAGGCAAGAGAGGAAGAAGTGTTTACGGAGGTCATTCCAGAGTTAAAGGCAGCTGAAAGCCTAGATGCCAATGGAGGATAGTTTAGACCTGTAGCATATCAAGAGGCCAGAACAAGAGCCGTAAAGTTATCTCTGGGTTAAAATCTGCGGGAAAGAGTACAGGACTAAAGGCCGAGAATGTTAATGCTAACTGAAGGAGCAATGTAGGCCAGAAAGCAATGGAGTGATGGAGGAATCGCTCAGACATGGTATGTAGGGTTTTATAAAATTGTGTTTACAATGTAGGGAACAAGGGAGGCCATGGTGTAATATTATGATTATTCCAGACATAAGAGAAAGATGAATGTTTCATTGGCAATTAGCAAAGTTGATGTCACAGAGATGACTGTACTATTTTATAGAGGGAAATTATATATGGTCCAAAACACATGTCAGAGTCTTTATAGCAAATTGTGGTTCAGGTTCACAGGAGCCagagaagtggatgaagtcagtcactcGGCTTTAGATTTTGCCATGGAGATGGATGACATTGGTGAAATATTGAACAGACTGAAAACAAAGGAAATTTTGGATAGGTTATTACAGTGAAAGGTGGTCCAGACTGGCAAATATAAATGATGGATGAATCAAACGAGGCATTGGGTGCAGCAGAGACCAGAACCATCAGAATCTGTGTGGAAGGAGTTGCCATGTTGGCAGATGTGTGGTGTGTAAATGAGTACAAATTGGAGGACACCAAAGGTAACCAAGTGGCTTCAGGAAGGGAAGGACAGTACAGTGAAGCAGCAGGTAATTctgatgcctcacagcatcaggaaCGCAGGTTTGACCACAACCTCTAGTGTTGTCTGTAAAGGATCCCCATGtcttccctgtgaccttgtggtttTGCTGGGCATcctgtttccccccacatcccaagtgtgtgttggtaggttaattggccaaggTAACCTACTCCTTAAGTATAGGTTCATGCCAAAAAGAATTAAATGAAGCTAATGGGGCAAAGTGGAAAGCACAAGTTGACACCCTACATGGAACATAATGAGGGGAAGCAATGGGATTGCTCTTCTGGGAGATTcaatgggcttggtgggccgaatgattTCCTATGCTACATACAGAAACCCATTGCAGGTGATTCTCTGACTAGTAATAGTCACATTTGTAGAAAAGGTGGGAAAGTGAGAATGTGTTCAGTAGCTCTTATTTTTTGAAGAGCAAGGACATGATGGGTGGGATAACCTCCTTTAGTGACACAAATATTCCACGATTCTTTGATTCAAATCTGAGAAGCTATAAGATATTCAAAGACCAGGTCTCATGAAGCAGAGAACCCATTTAGATGTTGTGAAATAAGTAACCTGCTACTAATATATTCTAGCCAATACACAGGTGCAGTGTCTGTCTGTTCAGTTTTCAGAATGAGTGCTGGCAAAACCAGTGTTTATTATCCATCCTTTATGCCATTGTACGGAGCTATTGATCAGTTTACTTGAACCGCTGCCGTCCTGTTGGGGAGGTAGGTCCACAAACTTACACCCTGTGATGTAAATAGATTGCCATTCTTTTGTGAAGTCAGGAAAGTGCGATAGGCAGCAGGAAACATGCAGATGGTGGTGTTTTCGATTGTTTGAGGTCTTTGTCCGTCTTGGTTATGGAGGACACAGGTTATGATCATGCTATCAGAATGGCTTGGCTGAGTAACTGCAGTGAATTTTGTGGAGGAGATGAAATTAAGTGTGAGGTGCCAAACAAGcagatttttttctctctcttggatGCTGTGACCTTCTTAAATTGTGGGAAATGGGagacaaggtttagtttagtttagtgattcagcatgaaaacaggccctttggcccaccgagtccactccgaccatcgatccctgtctacgctagttctatgttaggccactttctcatctaccccCTACAGGGtagattccggaagtggcggcgcagttaacagctgcggctcacctgcagtccgtctgtctttacttttttctgttgttttttttgtcttgttttggttaagttttagtttgttgggttgtgttagaggggatgtgaaacatgttctctgtctcttccttcgggggaatgcgactttttcgtgtcgtatcccccttctctgcctccatctgcgctggcggcctccagcctgcgactgacctcgaggctccggaggcagagccagccaggactcaccaacgagaggctggccgtcttcggggctaaggcagcggtggcccgacttgctagtgcggcgttctggctttcagcagcggcctggagctgatgcagcggggctcggagctgagactgcgggactcggagctggggcggctgcccggagctgggtcggcggcccggagtggagactgcgggacccggagctgggtcggcggcccggagtggagactgcgggacccagagctgggtcggcggcccggagtggagactgcgggacccggagctgggtcggcggcccggagcggagactgcgggacccggagctgggtcggcggcccggagcggagactgcgggacccggagctgggtcggcggcccggagcggagactgcgggacccggagctggggcggtggcctggagcttgggcggctgcccggagctgatgctgtggcgggccgtcttggagcggagacggcgttccggctttcggcagcggcgacatcaccacggaggtccgctggactggagggcggcatctccggcctggatcgatcgcctcagcgcagagggagaacaaggagggaagagacggagactaaggctttgcctccatcacagtgaggatgtgcttggtgaactcactgtggtggatgtttaatttgtgtttattgtacgttttgtttttattggttctgtgtatgactgcaggcaacataatttcgttcagaccgaaaggtctgaatgacaataaaggaatctaatctaatcgaatctaatctacacactaggggcaatttacagaggccaattaacgtacagacAAGTAAATAtttgggacgtggaaggaaaccagaagaTCTGGaacaacccacatggtcacagggtgaaaatgcaaactccaagcagattataccccaggtcaggatcaaagctgggtctcgGCTGCCAACCATGCTGCGACATAGTTGGGGTGCCACGTTTCTGGTTACCAACATCATTTGGGGATGCAGAATTAATATACTATTATCAGTCTCAGAAACAGAAAATAATCATTGAAATGGGATGACGCAGATTTTCAACATCCTTAGAAGTATTAGAACTGTAAAAGGAGCCAAGTATTTCAtttggtgatatatatatatatatattttttttttaatagattttaatACAGCAACAGCTCATAGGAAGCAAATGTTTCTGGATGCTGCGGTGAAGATGAATCTCAGCATCAAGTTTTATTTAAAGGAAGACAGGTCAGTTTTTAGTGTCAGTGCAATAATTCAAGTTGGTAGCATTGGTGGATAATTCTATCAAAAAATCTCTTGAAACATGCAGGAATGCGTGGGGACAGGGCTCTGGGCAAGATGGGACTGACCTTTTCCTCAACCAGGCaagggtcatagaatcatagtcctacaggccctttgggccaacttgcccacaccggccaatatgtcctatctacactaatcctatctGCCTGTGTGTGACCCATATCCTTATAAACCTGTCATAcccatgtatttgtccaaatatttcttaaacaatgtgatagtacttgcctcaactacctcctccagcaactcattcaatacacccaccacactttgtgtgaaaaagttacccctgaggttcctattaaatcgttcccccctcaccataaacctatgccctctggttctcgtttccccaactctgggcaagagacactgtgcttcTACACAAAATCAAAAAGGTTGCAAGTTTGATTCAGAGGAACTGGGGTGAAAAATAGATCTGCtgagaatggtgggatatggaccacgtagaggcagatgagattagttaaacatggcaTTATGGTCAGCACAGTCAATGTGGGCCACAGGGCATGTTCTTGTGCAGTGCAATGCCTTTCTATGTACTATGTATTGGATGCAAGTGGATAATAATGTTGGCTCAGGTTCAGTAAAAACAACGGGAATCTATGCTAAATTATTCCAATCAGAAAGCTTCTTTGAAAATCTGTGTAGGCATGGCTTGTTGGTGAATGGAAGATCAAAGATTAACAGATTTCTATTACTAAGGAAACAGTTGCTAAAGCCATTTTAGTAATCCCGGATTATAGGAATAGATGTTTGCATTTCACAGCTAATATGAAGCTATCCTTTTTCAGTTTATTCCACACGAAGCTAGTCTCATCTGTTGTATTTATTAAACTGGCACAACACATCTTCATGACAATCTTTGTCCAAATTATCAACATAGTGTAAATATTTACCATTATTGATTGCCAATATGTCTTTTGTTTGTGAATGGATAAAACGGCAAGTGAAGACTCTCAGATTTACAACCAATTTGTGTTATTCAAAAGGACTCTGAATGTGCTTTACCTGCCAATGCAGTCTCGCTTTCCCTCTTGAGAACGTGGACGTATTCGGAGTGTCTGGCTTTCAGTTCCACTATTCTGGAGCCTGACAGCTCTACTTCTTTCTAACAAAGAAAAAACAATTTTGGTGAAGGTAAAATAAGGAGGCCAGCCGCCTTCATCATAGCCAAAAACTTCAACCAGGCCAACCTCAGGTGTGCTACGAACATACCTTCAACACATCTCCTATCCCACAAGAAGCTCAAACACAATCATCAAAGACACTAACCATCCACCCCATCCCCATTTGGACCCACGTGCTCTTGCTCACAAGCAGAAACCAAGGCATGAGGGTGTGGCACAGAAAGTTGTATCGTCCTAGCCCAAGGGAACAGACGATATTCAAATGGTGAACTAGTCCATATTCAATGACTTTGCAGCCGACATAAATGCGTGCCATTGTCAGCACAGACGTCATCTGTAAGTAACTTtactttgagatacagtgtggaaacgggcccttcggcccaccgagtctgcgctgatcagtgatcacccaGTAAACCacaactatcctatacactagggacaatatacaattttacagaagccaattaacctacaaatctgtacatctttggacttaGAATACAACAAAATGAAACTATTTGCCATGGTTAATCTCTATTCATAGTTCAAACCTTTTGCTGCTTTAGTTTCTCAATGTAGTCTGCGTGTTGATATTGAAGCTGCTGCTTCTCCACATTGTGTGTTGAATACAAGTCTTCACGGAGTTGCACAAGTTCCTGCTCGTGCTCCTCTCTGACACTTTGTAGATCTTTCTCGTGACACTCCAGAAGGGAAACATCTGCCTTCTGCAGCCGATTGCaagcagctccaggtaactctgaAAGAGAGAAGCAACACAACTATTGAGTACGCGAATGTGTAAGGGGCAGATATTTTAATGGATAGAAAGTCAATCTATagttgtgtttttatttttaaaagatacagcatggaaactggcctttcagctcatcgactccatgctgaccatccaccACTCAATCAGCTATTTCTATGTCATCTGACTTTCACATCGACTctctacacatcagggacaatttagagaCCAATTAatttacgtctttgggatgttggtggaaactggagcagtaAACCTAGAAAAAATGAACTGCTGATGccgtttttcaaaaaaaaaataatatatatgtTGGGACCACGGggtgaacatgcagactccacacagacagcacccgaagtcaggatcaaccctgggtccctggcactgtgaggcagcagctccacctgctgctacacggtttggtttagtttagtattcCAAATATGCTGAGGTGTCCAAAAAGAAAATGTTCTTGTGTGCCATGCATTAAGAGTTAGATTTCTTGTTGAACTAGAATGGCCTTAAATAAAAAT
This region of Amblyraja radiata isolate CabotCenter1 chromosome 11, sAmbRad1.1.pri, whole genome shotgun sequence genomic DNA includes:
- the ccdc69 gene encoding coiled-coil domain-containing protein 69 isoform X2, producing MGSNSSKLCCSKPRKKKEASPEHKEVSQELTALQSDGELPGAACNRLQKADVSLLECHEKDLQSVREEHEQELVQLREDLYSTHNVEKQQLQYQHADYIEKLKQQKKEVELSGSRIVELKARHSEYVHVLKRESETALAGLVKQHKQEQESLTESFQKASMCLKERIEELTTQVNSFQMKTKKIEDAILRRDLHRDNKNSRPPTLFWEQELESLHFVVEMKNERIHHLDKQVLQMKNLVEVNIILEEKVKNLQQENEDLKVRLKNQQAFSRQLSMEHESLQHTFEKEAMMKDRLFHEKEELVWKLQNGDGSPTGETSWRQLHSESVETSLT
- the ccdc69 gene encoding coiled-coil domain-containing protein 69 isoform X1 is translated as MGSNSSKLCCSKPRKKKEASPEHKEVSQELTALQSDGELPGAACNRLQKADVSLLECHEKDLQSVREEHEQELVQLREDLYSTHNVEKQQLQYQHADYIEKLKQQKKEVELSGSRIVELKARHSEYVHVLKRESETALAGLVKQHKQEQESLTESFQKASMCLKERIEELTTQVNSFQMKTKKIEDAILRRDLHRDNKNSRPPTLFWEQELESLHFVVEMKNERIHHLDKQVLQMKNLVHSAVHQYWHNYGLARALILIFSFCCGSILLLKQRFIFPLPCLSCQVEVNIILEEKVKNLQQENEDLKVRLKNQQAFSRQLSMEHESLQHTFEKEAMMKDRLFHEKEELVWKLQNGDGSPTGETSWRQLHSESVETSLT